The following coding sequences are from one Melanotaenia boesemani isolate fMelBoe1 chromosome 19, fMelBoe1.pri, whole genome shotgun sequence window:
- the swi5 gene encoding DNA repair protein SWI5 homolog isoform X2, translated as MITDQPVEPHCSGNNCDNSMLEGNDLSKGALNRTPFTKFKKVHSRFKSPLQVSESAKVSPAEEAAELERKRDELDLDIAQLEAEGYRVEELEHHIDMLHEYNDIKDTGQSLLGRIERLLFMV; from the exons ATGATCACTGACCAGCCTGTTGAACCACACTGTAGTGGAAACAACTGTGACAATTCGATGCTAGAAGGAAATGACCTAAGTAAAGGAGCACTGAACAG AACTCCATTCACAAAATTTAAGAAAGTACACTCCCGCTTCAAGTCACCC CTCCAAGTATCCGAGAGTGCCAAAGTAAGCCCTGcagaagaagcagcagagctagagagaaaaagagatgaGCTGGATTTAGACATAGCACAACTGGAGGCAGA GGGATACAGAGTAGAGGAGCTGGAGCATCATATTGATATGTTGCATGAATACAATGATATCAAAGACACTGGACAATCACTGCTGGGCCGTATTG AACGTCTCCTCTTCATGGTTTGA
- the fam163ba gene encoding protein FAM163B, with the protein MTAGTVVITGGILATVILLLIIAVLCYCRLQYYCCKKEESESEEEEPDFAVTSRLPPVHSNHNIVAATAAASSIPNGPALFSTPPLARKLTRSQTFCPSCTHYELPFYLQPPQPQLHHQPDGLRNGGDRISYRSVQQQDLDLPVPVNISNYRKPNLARSVTMRDMFTRSCSISTDV; encoded by the exons ATGACAGCCGGGACAGTGGTCATCACTGGTGGAATTCTTGCTACTGTTATATTACTCCTTATCATTGCAGTACTGTGCTACTGTAGGCTGCAG TACTATTGCTGTAAGAAGGAGGAGTCTGagtcggaggaggaggagccagACTTTGCAGTAACATCCCGCCTCCCGCCAGTTCACTCCAATCACAACATTGTGGCGGCAACAGCCGCCGCCTCCTCCATCCCAAATGGCCCTGCCCTTTTCTCCACCCCTCCACTGGCTAGAAAACTGACACGTTCACAGACCTTCTGTCCATCTTGTACACACTATGAGCTGCCTTTCTACCTCCAGCCTCCTCAGCCGCAGCTCCACCACCAGCCAGATGGGTTGAGGAATGGAGGTGACCGGATCAGCTATCGCAGTGTCCAGCAGCAGGATCTGGACCTGCCAGTgcctgtaaacatttcaaactACCGTAAACCAAACCTTGCCCGGTCAGTTACCATGAGGGACATGTTTACACGCAGCTGTAGCATCAGCACTGATGTTTAG